From the genome of Hymenobacter sp. PAMC 26628, one region includes:
- a CDS encoding nucleotidyltransferase domain-containing protein, translating into MLTQSVALERVKLFAESIRGQHVSLRKVILFGSYARNEQRQFSDIDVALVADEFTGFGFQDVGLISNAIIQKQFVDIEPHTFSPEQFTDWNPFVQEIMRTGIVVGEWEFTAKK; encoded by the coding sequence ATGCTTACTCAATCAGTTGCCCTAGAACGGGTCAAATTATTTGCTGAAAGCATTCGTGGCCAACATGTTTCGTTGCGAAAAGTAATTCTGTTCGGCTCCTACGCCCGCAACGAGCAACGCCAATTTTCGGATATTGACGTGGCCTTGGTGGCTGATGAGTTCACTGGGTTCGGGTTTCAGGACGTAGGCTTAATCAGCAACGCCATCATTCAAAAACAGTTTGTTGATATCGAGCCGCACACCTTTTCGCCCGAGCAGTTCACCGATTGGAACCCGTTTGTGCAGGAAATTATGCGCACTGGCATTGTGGTGGGCGAGTGGGAATTTACTGCAAAAAAATAG
- a CDS encoding DUF4126 family protein, giving the protein MKAKKPKAAKFNKDANWPKPAPTARFWPVLGLAALSGMRTTSGPTFLSHYLSRQARPKGLAKSPLRFLQNATVASTLKGLLGLEFVGDKSPKTGNRTEPQQLGARAASGALVGATLYKARGGNALSGALVGSLGAVASTFLTFWLRKTISERTHTHTSLVGLGEDALVVAGGSAWVAAQAKK; this is encoded by the coding sequence ATGAAAGCCAAGAAACCGAAAGCCGCCAAGTTCAACAAGGACGCTAACTGGCCCAAGCCAGCGCCCACCGCCCGCTTCTGGCCCGTACTGGGCCTAGCCGCCCTGTCGGGCATGCGCACCACCAGCGGCCCCACCTTCCTCAGCCACTACCTGAGTAGGCAGGCCCGGCCCAAGGGCTTGGCCAAGTCACCGCTTCGTTTCCTGCAAAACGCCACCGTGGCTAGCACCCTCAAGGGCCTGCTGGGCCTGGAGTTCGTGGGCGACAAGTCGCCCAAAACGGGCAACCGCACCGAGCCCCAGCAGCTGGGGGCCCGGGCTGCCTCGGGGGCCCTGGTGGGGGCCACGCTCTACAAAGCCCGCGGCGGCAACGCCCTGAGCGGGGCCCTGGTGGGCAGCCTGGGGGCGGTGGCCTCCACATTCCTCACGTTCTGGCTGCGCAAAACCATCAGCGAGCGCACGCATACCCACACGTCGCTCGTGGGCCTGGGTGAAGACGCGCTGGTGGTAGCCGGCGGCTCAGCCTGGGTGGCGGCGCAGGCCAAGAAATAG
- a CDS encoding HEPN domain-containing protein, translating to MTKADHIAYWVNAADQNWQEVGTMFTAGIYVPCLFWAHLTIEKLAKALWVKDNIGDTPPFTHNIARLLADTQLLLTPAQATFVQQLNTFQLEGRYESYTANLRQQATKVFTQTVLQDVTDLRQCLLNQLP from the coding sequence GTGACAAAAGCCGACCACATCGCCTATTGGGTGAATGCCGCCGACCAAAACTGGCAAGAGGTAGGCACTATGTTCACGGCCGGCATTTATGTGCCGTGCCTATTCTGGGCGCACCTGACCATCGAAAAGCTGGCTAAGGCGCTCTGGGTGAAAGATAATATAGGTGATACGCCGCCCTTCACGCATAATATTGCCCGGTTGCTGGCCGATACGCAATTGTTATTGACGCCAGCTCAGGCCACGTTTGTGCAGCAATTGAATACTTTTCAGTTGGAGGGACGCTACGAAAGCTACACGGCCAACCTGCGCCAGCAAGCCACTAAAGTTTTTACCCAAACGGTGCTGCAAGACGTAACCGACCTCCGCCAATGCTTACTCAATCAGTTGCCCTAG
- the lpdA gene encoding dihydrolipoyl dehydrogenase — protein sequence MNQYDVTVIGSGPGGYVAAIRCAQLGFKTALIEKYPTLGGTCLNVGCIPSKALLDSTEHYHNAHTTFKEHGIELDNLQVNMPQMIDRKTGVVKANVDGIAYLMKKNKIDVLQGLGSFVDKNHISIAPTSGGEAQTIETKNVIIATGSKPTVLPFIQQDKQRIITSTEALNIREVPGSMVVVGGGVIGLELASVYARLGTKVSIVEYTDSIIPTMDLSLGKELKRVLGKIGIQFYMSHKVTGAVRQGDTVTVTATSPKGEEIKLEGDYCLVAVGRSPYTAGLNLEAAGVQMEERGRIKVDAHLQTNVPGIYAIGDVVRGAMLAHKAEEEGTFVAETIAGQKPHINYLLIPGVVYTWPEVAGVGYTEEQLKQDGKAYKVGSFPFKASGRARASMDTDGFVKVLADKTTDEILGVHMIGPRIADLIAEAVTAMEFRASAEDVARMSHAHPTYAEAMKEACLAATENRAIHM from the coding sequence ATGAACCAGTACGACGTTACGGTAATCGGTAGCGGCCCCGGCGGCTACGTAGCGGCCATTCGCTGCGCCCAGCTCGGCTTCAAAACCGCTCTGATCGAGAAATACCCCACCCTGGGCGGCACCTGCCTCAACGTGGGTTGCATTCCGAGCAAGGCGCTGCTCGACAGCACCGAGCATTACCACAACGCGCATACCACGTTCAAGGAGCACGGCATCGAGCTGGACAACCTCCAGGTGAACATGCCGCAGATGATTGACCGCAAGACCGGCGTGGTGAAGGCCAACGTGGATGGCATCGCCTACCTGATGAAGAAGAACAAAATCGACGTGCTGCAAGGCCTCGGCTCGTTCGTTGACAAAAACCATATCAGCATTGCGCCCACCAGCGGCGGCGAAGCCCAAACGATTGAAACCAAGAACGTCATCATCGCCACCGGCTCGAAGCCCACGGTACTGCCGTTCATCCAGCAGGACAAGCAGCGCATCATCACCAGCACCGAGGCCCTGAACATCCGCGAGGTGCCGGGCAGCATGGTGGTGGTGGGCGGCGGCGTCATCGGCCTAGAGCTGGCCTCGGTGTACGCCCGCCTGGGCACCAAGGTGTCCATTGTGGAATACACCGATAGCATCATCCCGACGATGGATTTGTCGTTGGGCAAGGAGCTGAAGCGGGTGCTGGGCAAAATCGGCATTCAGTTCTACATGAGCCACAAGGTGACCGGAGCCGTCCGCCAGGGCGATACCGTGACTGTGACGGCTACCTCGCCCAAGGGCGAAGAAATCAAGCTGGAGGGCGACTACTGCCTCGTGGCCGTGGGCCGCTCGCCCTACACGGCGGGCCTGAACCTGGAAGCCGCCGGCGTGCAGATGGAAGAGCGCGGCCGCATCAAAGTCGACGCGCATTTGCAAACCAACGTGCCGGGCATCTACGCCATCGGCGACGTGGTGCGCGGGGCCATGCTGGCCCACAAAGCCGAGGAGGAAGGCACGTTCGTGGCCGAAACCATCGCTGGCCAGAAGCCGCACATCAACTACCTGCTCATCCCCGGCGTGGTGTACACCTGGCCCGAGGTAGCCGGTGTGGGCTACACCGAGGAGCAGCTGAAGCAGGACGGCAAGGCCTACAAAGTGGGCTCGTTCCCCTTCAAAGCCAGCGGCCGCGCCCGCGCCAGCATGGACACCGACGGCTTCGTGAAGGTGCTGGCCGACAAGACGACCGACGAAATCCTGGGCGTGCACATGATCGGGCCCCGCATCGCCGACCTCATCGCCGAGGCCGTGACGGCCATGGAGTTCCGCGCCTCCGCCGAGGACGTGGCCCGCATGAGCCACGCCCACCCCACCTACGCCGAGGCCATGAAAGAAGCCTGCCTCGCCGCGACCGAAAACCGCGCCATCCACATGTAA